The window ACGCACGCTGATGGATGTGATCGGCGGGCACAAAGTGACGGATCCCGAGCAGTTGATCATCCATCAGGAGGAGTATACGGCGATTGAGACGAAAATCAGCCGGCTTCTCAGCGAACTGGAACGGGAAGTGCTGATGCTTTACCTGGATGGCCGCTCCTACCAGGAGATTGCGAAGGATCTGAAGCGGCACGTCAAGTCGATCGACAATGCCCTGCAACGGGTAAAGCGAAAACTGGAGAAATATCTGGAAGAGAAAACCATGCAAGAACGGGAAATGGGCTGAAGCCTGTTCCGAACATCCAAGCGTTCGGAACAGGCTTTTTTGCTGGGTGAAGGCTCCATTTCATGTTTTGGCGGGGTTGGTGTTATAATTACAAAAACTGATTTACATGATTATAAAGTGTTATACATACTAGGGGGATAGCGGATGAAAAAAAAGATTCGTTTTTTCGCCTGTCTGGCGTTCGTCACGGCATTGGTTTTTCTTTTGCCGGCCTGCGGTTCCGGCGGACAACCGGACGCGGGTCAAAAAGAACCGGCTTCTGCCGCAAAAGGCGTGTTTACGTTCGGGATCATTCCAGCTGAAACGGACATCCCAGAGGAGACGCTGCGCAAGCTCGAGCATTACCTTTCGGAAAAGCTGGGGCGTGAAGTCAAAGCGGCCACCTATCCCAATTACAACGGCGTGGTCGAGGCATTGAATTATGGTAAGCTGGACATGGCTTACCTCGGACCGTTAACCTACGTGCTGGCCAATCACGAAAGCGGTGTGCAGGCGATTGTCGCCAAAACCTTTGATGGCAAACCATATTATCATTCCCTCCTGATCGCTCCGGCGGATTCGCCATACGACAGCATCGAGGACGTGGTGGCTCATGCGTCTCAGATCACGTTCGCTTTTGGCGACCCCAATTCCACGTCCGGGTCATTGGTGCCCAGCATCCAATTGAAAGAACTGGGGGTTTACAACAGTCCCGATGACCACAAGTTCAAAAAGGTCATTTTCACCGGCGCCCACAACGTGACGGCGCTCTCGGTCGCCAGCAAGCAGGTGGATGTCGGGGCGATTGACAGCGCCTATTTTCAACAGATGATCAAGGACGGCAAAGTGAAGGAAAGCGATTATAAAGTGATTTGGCAATCGGAAAAGCTCTTCCAATATCCGTTTGCCGTGAAAAAGGGGACGGATGAGGCGACGGTTGCCAAACTTCAGGCGGCCTTTATGTCGATCAAAGATGAGGCGATTCTCAAAGCCTTTGCCGCAGACGGTTTTGTGGAGGCCAGCGATCAGGACTATGAGGCGATTCGCCAGGCGGCCATGAAGGACGGTCGCATCAAGTGACGGCATATCACGCACAGAAGCGGGGAGAACGATGGACAATGGGGCACGGTTGCGAATGCGTCGGTGGTTGATCGGGCTTGCCGTCTTGGGCATCTTGTTCTGGAGCGCGATGGGCACGGAAAGTGACGTGCGGAAGTTTGCCGATATTGGCGCGACGGCGCAGTTTGTTGCGACCCGGTGGTTTCCCCCCGACTGGTCTGTTTTGCCGAAAGCCTTGCATCAGGCAATCATTACTCTGCAGATCGCCATTACTGGCACGTTTTGGGCCTTGGTTGCCGCGCTGCCGATTGCCTTTTTGGCGGCATGGAACACAGCGCCGCACCCGGCCGTCTATCACTTGGTCAGAACGTTGCTGAGCTTTGCCCGTTCGGTTCCCGAAATCGTTTGGGCGCTGCTTTTCGTTCCCACCATCGGGCTGGGGCCGTTTGGCGGCGTTTTGGCCATCTTTTTGCACAACCTCGGCGTGCTTGGGAAACTGCTGTCGGAATTGGTGGAGGCCGCCGAGCGCGGCCCGCAGGAAGCCGTGGCCTCTGTCGGCGCGAGAAAGGTGCTGGTGATACTGTTTGGGATCATTCCGCAAATAGGGCCAAACATCTTGTCGCACTATTTTTACCGGCTGGAAGTGGGGGTCAGAACGTCGCTCATCTTGGGATTCATCGGTGCCGGAGGGATTGGCGCCCAGCTGTTTATCGATTTCAATCTGCAAAACTACACGCGTGTCGCTGTTGAAGTCCTCGTGATCATGGGCTTGGTCGTGATCGTCGATTATCTCGGGGCTTATCTTCGATCAAAGGTGATCTAACAAAAGGTGATCCAAGTGTTGGAAATACGCGATCTGGTCAAACAATATCCGGGGCGTGGCCGGCCCGCCTTGGATGGCGTCCATTTGACCGTTGAGAAGGGAGAATTTATCGCGATTCTGGGCTTGAGCGGAGCAGGAAAATCGACGCTGATCCGTTGCATCAACCGCCTGATCGAGCCGACAGGCGGCGCCATCCTTTGGCAAGGGGAAAACGTCCTGCGCAAAAAAGGGGACGGGCTGCGCGCATATCGGCGTCAGATTGGCATGATCTTTCAAAACTTCCATTTGATTGATCGCCTGTCCGTTTTCCAGAATGTGCTGGTCGGCCGGTTCGGTGTGACGCCTTTATGGCGCGTATTGCTGCAGCGATTCCGCGAGGAAGACAAACGCATGGCGATGCAGGCGCTGGAGCGTGTCGGCATGGCGGATTTGCACCGGGTCAGGGCGGACCGGCTGAGCGGCGGGCAGCGGCAACGTGTGGCGATTGCCCGCGCGCTGGCGCAAAGGCCGGCGCTGATACTCGGCGATGAGCCGATTTCCAGCCTCGATCCGGCGACGGCGACGGCCGTGATGGAACTGCTGAAAAGCATCAATCAGCAGGAAGGGATTACGATGGTGTTAAATCTCCATAGCGTGGCCGTGGCCAAGCAGTACGCGAGCCGGATTATTGGCCTGGCCGGCGGCAAGGTGGTCTACGACGGCACGCCGCAAGAGCTGGACGACAGCGCCCTGTCGGTCATTTATCCTGCGCAACGACAGGATGCCGTTGAAACGATCCGCCGCTGACAGGGAGGCGATGGAACGCAAAAACGGCCCGCATTGGCTTGGCTCATGCGAACCACGGGGGAAAGTTGACATCTTTTTGCTCATGTGATAAATTCTTTTGAGTGTACGATTTTTTATCAGAAACGGCGCTTGTCGTTGATATAATGGCTTGTTCAGCCGCTTTTCGCCAGATTTTCCGTTTTGGGGTTGGAGGTGGATGGAGTGAGGGTCATTGTGACGATGGCTTGTACGGAGTGCCAACAGCGCAACTACACGACGACCAAAAACAAGCGTACGCATCCTGACCGCCTGGAACTGAAAAAATACTGCAGGACATGCAATCATCATACGCTGCATCGCGAGACGAAGTAATGGGGGTGGCCGGTGTGAGCTTCATCGCGCGGTTGGGTACAGGCGTCAAGCGAGGGTTTGTTTCCACGGGTCGCTATTTCAAGGAAAGCTGGTCTGAGCTGAAAAAAGTTCGCTGGCCCAATCGCAAGGAGCTGAGAAACTATACGGCGATTGTCCTGGTCACGGTTTTGCTCATGGCCATCTTTTTCGGGCTCATCGATCTCGGGTTGAGCTTTTTGCTGGACTGGATTTTGAAATAAGCCACAGGTCATCTTGGGCGAACGGCCATTGAGGAGGGAAGGACGCATCGGGTCCTCGGGCATGGAAAAGCGATGGTACGTCATTCATACTTACTCCGGTCATGAGAATAAGGTGAAGACCAACCTTGAAAAGCGCGTTGAGTCGATGGGGATGGGCGACAAGATCTTCCGCGTCATCGTGCCTACCGAAGAAACGGTGGAGCTGAAAGACGGCAAGCGGAAGACGGTGCAGAAACGCGTCTTTCCTGGCTACGTGCTGGTTGAAATGATCATGACCGATGATTCCTGGTACCTTGTGCGGAACACGCCGGGTGTGACTGGATTTGTCGGTTCGACAGGTGCTGGCTCAAAACCGACGCCGCTAAAAGAGCATGAAGTGCGTGCCATCTTGCGTCAAATGGGTGAGGCGGTTAGCCAGCCTGTGGCTGATTTTCAAGTGAAGGAGCCCGTCAGAGTGGTGGAAGGGCCTTTCGCCAATTTTGTCGGTACAATCGACGAGATATTGCTGGATAAAAACAAGCTGCGTGTGATGATCAACATGTTCGGTCGTGAGACGCCTGTGGAACTGAATTTTGATCAGGTGGAAAAGATCGATTGACATGCGGCCGCTCCTTTTTCGGGAGTCTCTTTCGTGATGGGGATGATGCGTGGCGAGATTGAAGGGGGTGAGGATCATGGCGAAAAAAGTGATCAAGATCGTGAAACTGCAAATACCCGCCGGCAAGGCGAACCCTGCACCTCCTGTCGGTCCGGCTTTGGGGCAGGCGGGTGTCAATATCATGGCCTTTTGCAAGGAGTTCAATGAAAAGACGGCAGACAAGGCGGGGTTGATCATTCCGGTTGAGATCTCCGTCTTTGAAGACCGGTCCTTTACCTTCATCACGAAAACGCCTCCTGCAGCCGTGCTGCTCAAGAAAGCGGCCGGGATTGAATCCGGCTCAAGCGAGCCGAACAAGACCAAAGTGGCCACCATCAAGCGGGAGAAGGTTCGGGAAATTGCCGAGCTGAAGATGCCCGATCTCAACGCTTCGACGGTGGAAGCGGCGATGCGGATGGTGGAAGGGACAGCGCGCAGCATGGGCATCGAGATTGTGGATTAAGCCGGGGCTCGGCCGGAGCCTGGCTGTCCGCCCGCTGTGCGCCGATGTGGCAGGGAAACCGCGATGACCACAATGTGAGGAGGAATCATCTTGTCCAAGAAGGGCAAACGTTATCAAGAAGCTGTAAAACTGGTGGATCGTCAGGAAGCGTATACGCCGCAAGAGGCCATCCAGCTGGTCAAGCAAATGGCCAAAGCCAAGTTTGACGAGACGGTGGAAGTGGCGGTCCGGCTGGGCGTGGATCCCAGAAAGGCGGATCAGCAAGTGCGCGGCGCGGTGGTGCTTCCTCATGGGACAGGAAAGACCAAGCGTGTGCTCGTGTTTGCCAAGGGAGAAAAGGCCAAGGAGGCGGAAGCCGCAGGTGCCGATGTGGTCGGTGACGACGACTTGGTGCAGCGGATCAAGCAGGGCTGGCTGGAATTTGACGTGGCTGTCGCCACGCCGGATATGATGGGTTCGGTGGGCCAATTGGGCCGGATCCTCGGTCCGAAAGGCTTGATGCCCAACCCCAAAACGGGAACCGTGACCTTTGACGTGGCAAAGGCGGTACAGGAAATCAAGGCTGGTAAGATTGAATACCGTGTGGATAAAGCGGGGAACGTACACGCGCCGATCGGCAAGATTTCTTTTGACGATGAGAAGCTGCTGGAGAATTTTTATGCTCTGATCGAGGCCTTGCAGAAGGCCAAGCCGGCAGCGGCAAAGGGCCAGTATATCCGGAACGTGACGCTTTGTTCCACGATGGGCCCGGGAGTACGTGTCGCCCTCGCCAAGTTGACGCGAGCCTCTTAAGCTCACGAGCCTTTTCATTTGCCAGCTTAAGTGAATAAGGCTTTCCGTTGACAGCAGGTGTGGCGGTGGCCACTTAATATCCTGCCGAGGGAAGCGCGAAACGCAAGCGGAGCGATGATGGAGCTGGCCAAGCTTCATGCCGTCATTGTTCCGGTGTTTTTCCGCGCTCTCGGCAGGTCGAGGGCGCTTTTTTATTGAGGGTAAGCCAGTTGGCGACAGGAGGTGGATGAGATGGGCGCAAGAGAAGAAAAGGTCAAATTGGTCGAAGCCCTGACGGAGCAGTTGAAAAACAACAGTTGCGTCCTGCTGGCAGATTACCGTGGGCTGACCGTGGCCGAGATGACAGAACTGCGGAAGCAGTTGCGGGAAGCAGGTGTAGAATTCAAAGTCGTGAAAAACACCTTGACCCGCAGGGCGGCTGCGGCGGCCGAGATCGAAGGGCTGGAACAGTATTTGGTTGGACCGACAGCCATCGCTTTCAGCCGGGAGGATGTCGTCGCGCCGGCCAAGATCCTGACCAAGTTTGCCAAGGAACACGAAGAACTGGAGATTAAAGGCGGGCTCGTCGAGGGGAAAGTGGTCAGCCTGGATGAAATCAAGGCGCTGGCCGACCTCCCATCCCGCGAAGGATTGCTTTCCATGCTGCTCAGCGTGCTGCAGGCGCCGATTCGCAATTTTGCGCTGGCAGTCAAGGCGGTTGCCGAAAAGCAGGAACCACAAGAGGCTTGATCGCCTGACGTTCAAGCTGATCATCAATACGACATAAGTGAGGAGGAGTAACATGACGAAAGAGGAAATCATCGAAGCCATTAAAGGGATGACCGTACTGGAACTCAATGAGTTGGTCAAGGCCATTGAAGAAGAATTTGGCGTCACTGCCGCGGCGCCTGTGGCCGTGGTTGGTGGAGCGGCGCCGGGAGCCGAAGCGGCGGCGGAGCAGACCGAGTTTGACGTGATTTTGGCCAACGCAGGCGCTTCCAAGATCAACGTGATCAAGGTCGTCCGTGAGATCACCGGCCTCGGGCTGAAGGAAGCCAAGGCGCTTGTGGATGAGGCGCCAAAACCCATCAAGGAAAAAGTGTCCAAGGAAGAGGCTGAGCAGATCAAGAGCAAGCTGGAAGAAGTCGGCGCTACGGT of the Bacillus thermozeamaize genome contains:
- a CDS encoding phosphonate ABC transporter substrate-binding protein; the encoded protein is MKKKIRFFACLAFVTALVFLLPACGSGGQPDAGQKEPASAAKGVFTFGIIPAETDIPEETLRKLEHYLSEKLGREVKAATYPNYNGVVEALNYGKLDMAYLGPLTYVLANHESGVQAIVAKTFDGKPYYHSLLIAPADSPYDSIEDVVAHASQITFAFGDPNSTSGSLVPSIQLKELGVYNSPDDHKFKKVIFTGAHNVTALSVASKQVDVGAIDSAYFQQMIKDGKVKESDYKVIWQSEKLFQYPFAVKKGTDEATVAKLQAAFMSIKDEAILKAFAADGFVEASDQDYEAIRQAAMKDGRIK
- a CDS encoding phosphonate ABC transporter, permease protein PhnE codes for the protein MRRWLIGLAVLGILFWSAMGTESDVRKFADIGATAQFVATRWFPPDWSVLPKALHQAIITLQIAITGTFWALVAALPIAFLAAWNTAPHPAVYHLVRTLLSFARSVPEIVWALLFVPTIGLGPFGGVLAIFLHNLGVLGKLLSELVEAAERGPQEAVASVGARKVLVILFGIIPQIGPNILSHYFYRLEVGVRTSLILGFIGAGGIGAQLFIDFNLQNYTRVAVEVLVIMGLVVIVDYLGAYLRSKVI
- a CDS encoding phosphonate ABC transporter ATP-binding protein, with the protein product MLEIRDLVKQYPGRGRPALDGVHLTVEKGEFIAILGLSGAGKSTLIRCINRLIEPTGGAILWQGENVLRKKGDGLRAYRRQIGMIFQNFHLIDRLSVFQNVLVGRFGVTPLWRVLLQRFREEDKRMAMQALERVGMADLHRVRADRLSGGQRQRVAIARALAQRPALILGDEPISSLDPATATAVMELLKSINQQEGITMVLNLHSVAVAKQYASRIIGLAGGKVVYDGTPQELDDSALSVIYPAQRQDAVETIRR
- a CDS encoding 50S ribosomal protein L33 — encoded protein: MRVIVTMACTECQQRNYTTTKNKRTHPDRLELKKYCRTCNHHTLHRETK
- a CDS encoding preprotein translocase subunit SecE, with protein sequence MGVAGVSFIARLGTGVKRGFVSTGRYFKESWSELKKVRWPNRKELRNYTAIVLVTVLLMAIFFGLIDLGLSFLLDWILK
- a CDS encoding transcription termination/antitermination protein NusG; this encodes MEKRWYVIHTYSGHENKVKTNLEKRVESMGMGDKIFRVIVPTEETVELKDGKRKTVQKRVFPGYVLVEMIMTDDSWYLVRNTPGVTGFVGSTGAGSKPTPLKEHEVRAILRQMGEAVSQPVADFQVKEPVRVVEGPFANFVGTIDEILLDKNKLRVMINMFGRETPVELNFDQVEKID
- a CDS encoding 50S ribosomal protein L11; amino-acid sequence: MAKKVIKIVKLQIPAGKANPAPPVGPALGQAGVNIMAFCKEFNEKTADKAGLIIPVEISVFEDRSFTFITKTPPAAVLLKKAAGIESGSSEPNKTKVATIKREKVREIAELKMPDLNASTVEAAMRMVEGTARSMGIEIVD
- a CDS encoding 50S ribosomal protein L1; the protein is MSKKGKRYQEAVKLVDRQEAYTPQEAIQLVKQMAKAKFDETVEVAVRLGVDPRKADQQVRGAVVLPHGTGKTKRVLVFAKGEKAKEAEAAGADVVGDDDLVQRIKQGWLEFDVAVATPDMMGSVGQLGRILGPKGLMPNPKTGTVTFDVAKAVQEIKAGKIEYRVDKAGNVHAPIGKISFDDEKLLENFYALIEALQKAKPAAAKGQYIRNVTLCSTMGPGVRVALAKLTRAS
- a CDS encoding 50S ribosomal protein L10, translated to MGAREEKVKLVEALTEQLKNNSCVLLADYRGLTVAEMTELRKQLREAGVEFKVVKNTLTRRAAAAAEIEGLEQYLVGPTAIAFSREDVVAPAKILTKFAKEHEELEIKGGLVEGKVVSLDEIKALADLPSREGLLSMLLSVLQAPIRNFALAVKAVAEKQEPQEA
- a CDS encoding 50S ribosomal protein L7/L12 — protein: MTKEEIIEAIKGMTVLELNELVKAIEEEFGVTAAAPVAVVGGAAPGAEAAAEQTEFDVILANAGASKINVIKVVREITGLGLKEAKALVDEAPKPIKEKVSKEEAEQIKSKLEEVGATVEVK